One window from the genome of Oryctolagus cuniculus chromosome 1, mOryCun1.1, whole genome shotgun sequence encodes:
- the RCE1 gene encoding CAAX prenyl protease 2 isoform X2 — protein MGVRLEGIFPAALLPLLLTMILFLGPLMQLSMDCPCDLTDGLKVVLAPRSWARCLTDMRWLRNQVIAPLTEELVFRACMLPMLAPCTGLGPAVFTCPLFFGVAHFHHIIEQLRFRQSSVGSIFLSAAFQFSYTAVFGAYTAFLFIRTGHLIGPVLCHSFCNYMGFPAVCAALEHPQRRPLLAGYALGVGLFLLLLQPLTDPKLYGSLPLCVLLQRAGNSEIPLCA, from the exons ctgctgcccctgctgctgacCATG ATCCTCTTCCTGGGCCCGCTGATGCAGCTGTCCATGGACTGCCCCTGCGACCTCACAGACGGGCTGAAGGTCGTCCTGG CTCCCCGCTCCTGGGCCCGCTGCCTCACAGACATGCGCTGGCTGCGGAACCAGGTGATCGCCCCGCTGACGGAGGAGCTGGTGTTCCGGGCCTGCATGCTGCCCATGCTGGCGCCCTGCACCGGCCTGGGCCCCGCCGTGTTCACCTGCCCGCTCTTCTTCGGAGTTG CCCACTTCCACCACATCATCGAGCAGCTGCGCTTCCGCCAGAGCAGCGTGGGGAGCATCTTCCTGTCTGCAG CGTTCCAGTTCTCCTACACGGCCGTCTTTGGTGCCTACACCGCCTTCCTCTTCATCCGTACAG GACACCTGATCGGGCCggttctctgccactctttctgCAATTACATGGGCTTCCCCGCCGTGTGCGCAGCCCTGGAGCACCCGCAGAGGCGGCCCCTGCTGGCCGGCTACGCCCTGGGGGTGggcctcttcctgctgctgctgcagcccctCACGGACCCCAAGCTCTACGGCAGCCTGCCCCTCTGTGTGCTGCTGCAGCGCGCCGGGAACTCAGAGATACCCCTGTGCGCCTGA